The genomic segment AGATGACCGCGGCGGCCAGCGGCGCATACAGGAGAGAGGAAACGGACCCGAACAACCAGACGAAGGCCGGCCCGCCCCCTACCCGCTTTGCCAGCAGGTTCCAGGTCGCGTGGATGAACGCCGCGCCGAGGACGAGCCCGAGGGCGGCGGGCGTCACGAGCCGCGACCTCCCCTCCAAGAGAGGCGATCATAGTCCTCCCGGATCAGCGCGAACATCTGCCGGTCTGCGAGGCGGCCGTCCACGTCCAGCCTCACCCGCCGCAGCGTCCCCTCGAGCACGAAGCCGAGCCGATCGGGCACCCGCGCGCTGCGGACGTTGCGGGGGTCGACGTAGATCTCCACGCGGTTGGCCTGCAGGCGGTCAAAGGCGAACCGGGTGAGCAGTTGCACCGTCTCCGCGATGTAACCTCGTCCTTCTGCCGACGTCCGGATAAAGTACCCGATCTCAAAGATGCGGAGGTCCCAGTTGATCCGGTGGAGGCCGCTCCCGCCGAGATACCGTCCGGTAGCGCGGTCGAAGATGCCGACCGTGAGGCCCGTGCGGCGCATCCAGCTGGCGCGGATCCTCACGATGTTGGCGCGCTCGTCGTCGAGTGATCGCACCGTGCCGACCCACGGAAGCCACGCCCCCAGGCGCTCGCGCGACTCCTCTATGGCCTCCCAGACCGCGGGGGCGTCCCGGAGCGTGAGAGACCGGAGGAGCACCCGCGGCCCCCAAAATTCCTTGGGAACCTTGGGTGGATGTGGCCGGCGACGCGTCACCGAAGCGGGGCCTAGGCCAGGTTGAGGAGCCGGGCCAAGT from the bacterium genome contains:
- a CDS encoding GNAT family protein; amino-acid sequence: MLLRSLTLRDAPAVWEAIEESRERLGAWLPWVGTVRSLDDERANIVRIRASWMRRTGLTVGIFDRATGRYLGGSGLHRINWDLRIFEIGYFIRTSAEGRGYIAETVQLLTRFAFDRLQANRVEIYVDPRNVRSARVPDRLGFVLEGTLRRVRLDVDGRLADRQMFALIREDYDRLSWRGGRGS